A stretch of Natronobacterium texcoconense DNA encodes these proteins:
- a CDS encoding tubulin/FtsZ family protein, which produces MKLALIGFGQAGGKVVDEFLAYDASIDGGFVETAIAVNSATTDLHGLEHVPQQNRVLIGQARVKGHGVGADNELGATVTEEDIDEIQGAIDRVPVHEIDAFLIVAGMGGGTGSGGAPVLAKHLKRIYTEPVYGLGILPGTDEGGIYTLNAARSFQTFVHEVDNLLVFDNDVWRSAGESVEDGYDRINREIVERFGLLFAAGEVDEDDDVAESVVDSSEIINTLEGGVSTIGYARETVDSSGGLLSSLRDEEGFDEGEATNRMTSLVRKATLGRLTLPCDVSSADRGLVVATGPAEHLNRKGVERGRQWLEDETGSMEIRGGDYPLSDRNEVGAIVLLSGVTDVPRVDQLQQVAIEAQETAETVQANSQDEFASLMDTGGELDALF; this is translated from the coding sequence ATGAAACTCGCACTTATCGGCTTCGGACAGGCAGGCGGGAAGGTCGTCGACGAGTTCCTGGCGTACGACGCATCGATCGACGGCGGGTTCGTCGAGACGGCTATCGCCGTCAACTCCGCGACGACGGACCTCCACGGACTCGAGCACGTTCCCCAGCAGAACCGCGTTCTCATCGGACAGGCACGCGTGAAAGGACACGGCGTCGGCGCCGACAACGAACTCGGCGCGACCGTGACCGAAGAGGACATCGACGAGATCCAGGGCGCGATCGACCGGGTTCCCGTCCACGAGATCGACGCGTTCCTCATCGTCGCCGGTATGGGCGGCGGCACGGGAAGCGGCGGCGCGCCGGTCCTCGCGAAACACCTCAAGCGAATCTACACCGAACCCGTCTACGGGCTCGGCATCCTCCCCGGAACGGACGAGGGCGGAATCTACACCCTCAACGCGGCCCGTTCGTTCCAGACGTTCGTCCACGAGGTCGACAACCTGCTCGTGTTCGACAACGACGTCTGGCGTAGCGCCGGCGAGTCAGTCGAGGACGGCTACGACCGGATCAACCGCGAGATCGTCGAACGGTTCGGCCTCCTCTTCGCCGCCGGCGAGGTCGACGAGGACGACGATGTCGCAGAGAGCGTCGTCGACTCCTCCGAGATCATAAACACCCTGGAAGGCGGCGTCTCGACGATCGGGTACGCTCGCGAGACGGTCGACTCGAGCGGTGGGCTCCTCTCGTCGTTGCGCGACGAAGAGGGGTTCGACGAGGGCGAGGCGACCAACCGGATGACCAGCCTCGTCCGCAAGGCGACGCTGGGCCGACTGACGCTTCCCTGTGACGTTTCGAGTGCGGATCGCGGGCTGGTCGTCGCCACCGGGCCCGCAGAGCACCTGAACCGCAAGGGCGTCGAACGCGGACGCCAGTGGCTCGAGGACGAAACCGGCAGCATGGAGATCCGCGGCGGTGACTACCCGCTGTCGGATCGTAACGAGGTCGGTGCGATCGTCCTCCTGTCGGGCGTGACCGACGTGCCACGCGTCGACCAGCTCCAGCAGGTCGCGATCGAAGCCCAGGAGACCGCCGAGACGGTCCAGGCGAACTCCCAGGACGAGTTCGCGTCGCTGATGGACACCGGCGGCGAGCTAGACGCCCTGTTCTGA
- a CDS encoding TIGR04024 family LLM class F420-dependent oxidoreductase, with protein MTDRSLHLPVAAQPSIESIVDFAKRGEERGYEYAWLPETWGRDAPTVLTEIARETETIGLGPSIVNVYSRSPALIGQTAATLQEVSDGRFRLGVAPSGPAVIEGWHGVDFDRPLRRTREYVDIIREVLSGETVNYDGDIFSLSGFRLRCDPPEEPVLIDAAGMGPKSVELAGRFADGWHAIVFTPEGLEERLEDLQRGIELGDRDPDDVRVTFSLTACALEDGERARELAREHMAFYVGAMGTYYRESLSRQGYEEEAHEIAAAWASGDREEALDCISDELLDATSAAGTPERAREELQKFAEIDGVDDIAVGFPRGATTEEIETTIDALAPEN; from the coding sequence ATGACCGACAGAAGTCTTCACCTACCGGTCGCAGCACAGCCCAGCATCGAGTCGATCGTCGACTTCGCCAAACGCGGGGAAGAGCGCGGGTACGAGTACGCCTGGCTCCCCGAGACGTGGGGCCGGGACGCGCCGACCGTGCTCACGGAAATCGCACGCGAGACGGAGACGATCGGCCTCGGACCGAGCATCGTCAACGTCTACTCCCGATCGCCGGCACTGATCGGCCAGACCGCGGCGACGTTGCAGGAAGTCTCCGACGGACGGTTCCGGCTTGGGGTCGCACCGAGCGGCCCTGCCGTCATCGAGGGCTGGCACGGCGTCGACTTCGACCGACCGCTGCGTCGCACCCGCGAGTACGTCGACATCATCCGGGAAGTGCTGTCCGGCGAGACCGTCAACTACGACGGCGATATCTTCTCGCTGTCGGGCTTCCGACTTCGCTGTGATCCGCCCGAAGAACCCGTCCTCATCGACGCCGCCGGGATGGGGCCGAAGTCGGTCGAACTCGCCGGCCGCTTCGCCGACGGCTGGCACGCGATCGTCTTCACCCCCGAGGGTCTCGAGGAACGACTCGAGGACCTCCAGCGTGGGATCGAACTCGGTGACCGCGACCCCGACGACGTTCGCGTCACGTTCTCGCTGACGGCCTGTGCGCTCGAGGACGGTGAACGCGCGCGCGAGCTGGCCCGCGAACACATGGCCTTCTACGTCGGCGCGATGGGAACCTACTACCGCGAGTCGCTGTCCCGCCAGGGATACGAGGAGGAAGCTCACGAGATCGCCGCAGCGTGGGCAAGCGGCGACCGCGAAGAGGCGCTCGACTGCATCTCCGACGAATTGCTCGACGCGACGAGCGCGGCCGGGACGCCCGAACGCGCCCGCGAGGAACTCCAGAAGTTCGCGGAAATCGACGGCGTCGACGACATCGCCGTCGGCTTCCCGCGCGGTGCCACGACCGAGGAGATCGAGACGACGATCGACGCGCTGGCACCCGAAAACTGA
- the folP gene encoding dihydropteroate synthase, whose product MNTVDAAGLEIGDGHPPRIMGVLNVSEESPYDPSVYDDPGEAAQYVDEQLIDQGADIVDIGLESANKRFEVLSAEEELERLHVALETIESVSGDAVFSIETRYASVADEALSQGFDMVNDICGFADPKLPAVCEEYDVAVAKMASPPDLERPGAVEETDWKRRKSADWAAEADYVDQVYEALKQNGLTDKTIVDPAFGGWSEAQTLEDDRETFRRLREFRALGQPMLVSINRKNFLGDIAGRDTEERLPVSLAATSMAVERGADVVRTHDVAETRDAALIGDAFADRATVTSDGVTISRLEAQSDRELRRHLEERDVDPDEVDRWGSQLVEIEGLAVDERTRLTEAAADANVSTYPTPGNGVLLAGTPSAFSDISTFLKVENGTDSTPLEEIENILQ is encoded by the coding sequence ATGAACACCGTCGACGCCGCGGGGCTGGAGATCGGCGACGGCCACCCGCCCCGTATCATGGGCGTGTTGAACGTCAGCGAGGAGTCCCCGTACGATCCGAGCGTCTACGACGATCCGGGCGAAGCAGCCCAGTACGTCGACGAACAACTCATCGACCAGGGTGCGGACATCGTCGATATCGGCCTCGAGTCGGCGAACAAACGCTTCGAGGTCCTCTCGGCTGAGGAGGAACTCGAGCGACTCCACGTCGCCCTCGAGACGATCGAGAGCGTTTCCGGCGACGCCGTCTTCTCGATCGAGACCCGCTACGCTTCCGTCGCGGACGAGGCGCTCTCGCAGGGGTTCGACATGGTCAACGACATCTGTGGGTTCGCCGACCCGAAGCTACCGGCCGTCTGTGAGGAGTACGACGTCGCCGTCGCGAAGATGGCGAGTCCGCCTGACCTCGAGCGGCCGGGCGCGGTCGAGGAGACCGACTGGAAGCGACGCAAGTCGGCGGACTGGGCAGCGGAAGCCGATTACGTCGATCAGGTCTACGAGGCGCTCAAACAGAACGGACTTACCGACAAGACGATCGTCGACCCCGCCTTCGGTGGCTGGAGCGAGGCCCAGACGCTCGAGGACGATCGGGAGACGTTCCGCAGGCTCCGGGAGTTCCGTGCGCTCGGTCAGCCGATGTTGGTTTCGATCAATCGGAAGAACTTCCTCGGAGATATCGCCGGCCGCGATACCGAGGAGCGACTGCCGGTCAGTCTGGCAGCCACCTCGATGGCCGTCGAACGTGGTGCGGACGTCGTCCGAACCCACGACGTCGCTGAGACCCGCGACGCCGCCCTGATCGGTGACGCGTTCGCCGATCGAGCGACCGTTACGAGCGATGGCGTCACTATCTCTCGGTTGGAGGCCCAGTCCGACCGTGAACTTCGTCGACACCTCGAAGAGCGAGACGTCGATCCCGACGAGGTCGACCGCTGGGGGTCCCAGCTGGTCGAAATCGAGGGTCTTGCCGTCGACGAGCGAACCCGCCTGACCGAGGCTGCCGCCGACGCGAACGTCTCGACGTACCCCACCCCCGGTAATGGCGTCTTACTGGCCGGGACACCGTCGGCGTTTTCAGACATTTCGACGTTTTTAAAAGTCGAAAACGGCACTGACAGCACTCCACTCGAGGAAATAGAGAATATACTACAGTAA
- a CDS encoding 6-hydroxymethylpterin diphosphokinase MptE-like protein, translating to MEFDDWEPVYEEILADFGYDRTGDERARDVLASLTDPFDLETLPSVDNSTVAVAGAGPSLEDDSALERARRADTVFAASTAADVLGANDVAVDCMVTDLDKNPETVRRLTERGIPVAVHAHGDNVDAIRSIVPDCSDEYVLPTTQAAPRDHVRNFGGFTDGDRAAFLADHLGASRLEFVGWDVDDPAVTETKARKLEWAERLLYWLERRRGERFDVLDGRRDGLEIEPLPLTEE from the coding sequence ATGGAGTTCGACGACTGGGAGCCGGTCTACGAGGAAATTCTCGCGGACTTCGGCTACGACCGAACCGGCGACGAACGGGCACGAGACGTCCTCGCGTCGCTGACCGATCCGTTCGACCTCGAGACGCTACCATCGGTCGACAACAGCACTGTCGCCGTCGCCGGCGCTGGGCCGTCGCTCGAGGACGACTCGGCACTCGAGCGGGCACGCCGTGCCGATACCGTATTCGCGGCGTCGACGGCAGCCGACGTTCTCGGCGCAAACGACGTGGCCGTCGACTGCATGGTCACCGACCTCGACAAGAACCCGGAGACTGTCCGTCGACTGACCGAGCGAGGGATTCCGGTCGCGGTCCACGCACACGGCGATAACGTCGATGCGATTCGATCGATCGTCCCCGACTGTTCGGACGAGTACGTCCTTCCGACGACGCAGGCAGCCCCACGAGACCACGTCAGGAACTTCGGTGGCTTCACCGACGGCGACCGGGCGGCCTTTCTCGCCGACCACCTCGGCGCTTCCCGACTCGAGTTCGTCGGCTGGGACGTCGACGACCCCGCCGTCACGGAAACGAAAGCGCGCAAACTCGAATGGGCCGAACGACTCCTCTACTGGCTAGAGAGGCGACGAGGAGAGCGGTTCGACGTGCTGGACGGGCGACGCGACGGACTCGAGATAGAGCCACTCCCACTCACCGAGGAGTAA